CACCCATCCCACCCTCTTTGATGGTCTCCTTGCAGCCCTGAAGTCATCCCCCTTTGACTTTCAGGGGGCACAAATCCTGTCCAGTGCAGATGAGGAAGCATTCAATTGGGTTGCTGTTAATTATGTCCTGGAGAACTTCTTCAAGGTAAAGGACAATCCtgcctggggagcacagaactgagCTGAGCAATTCCCATTAGCAAACAGCCACAGAGACATGTGGCGGGATCTTTAAAGCCCTGTACTATAAGCAATCCTTAAGCACAGCTTCCACTGTCTTTTAGAGGAGGCAGGTTACCTCCAACACCAGCTGGATGGGGGACATAGTGTGGGACGGTTCAAACAAGGCTGAAGGACCAAACCTCTAGTATAGCCCTTCACAGACATGTTCGTGCAGTAGCCCTGACAGATGTGAGGCTTTCTGGAGAGCACATGCTACATAGCCTGGCGCTGGGGTGTCAGCAAGAACTCCACTCCCCTGAATCCCTGCAGCTCTAGCTCAGCACCTCTGTCCAACAGCCATTGCTTGCTCTCTGTGGGGTGCTGCGGGATTGCCACTGTCCCAAGGGACAGCCTGTAGCTGGTGGACAGAGAAGCAGAGGCTTTTGCTGCCAAAGCAAAAGCCCATCCATTTTCCTCTCACTGGGATGCTAGTGAGAGTGTAGCTGGGTGTCCCCAGCACAGGGGCTGGGTCTATATTCAGAAGGCACACACTAAACAGAGAGAACACATTTAGTTTCCTTGCTCTACCCACAGCTTCTCAAGCCAAAGGATCTCAAGAACTCCAAGGGCAAGAGAAAGGTGGGTTAGATGGAGTTATTCCACAGCAGGGAAGTGAAAGCCAGTTCTGACAGCCAGCAGCAAGCATGTGCTGGTTAGGGAATCACTAGCCCTGccggcagcagcacagcctccccTGGCCAGGGACAGAGTGCTTACCCCTGCAGTCAGCACAAACCTTCCTGCCCGTACTGCTATCAAAAAACAGTTCTGCAAGACAGTAGGAGGTGAAACCACTGAGTTCTCCTGACAGGAGGATCACTTTAGCATCAGTGCAGCACTTGAAGCCCATGTCTGCCCATCTGGAAACCTGCTTCCCATTTTCTCCCACCGccatcctctcctctctccccagctcctACCTGCCGAGACCACAGCCTGGAACAGCCATCCAGGATGGTGAGCCCTGTTTGCTCTTGCTGGCTGTGGGCAGCTCGCTGCACAGATGGTAGTTCTTGTACAATGGCTCCTCTGTTCCCTCCAAAGCCACTAGTGTAGCATCCTTAAgtcctgaggggaaaaaaaaaaaaagctggaccGTACTGTAGCAGAAAGCTGCTTGGATCTGACCACAACCCAGATGTAGAACTTTTAAGAACTGACCTTTCTGGTTCTTTTTGGCTCAGTACGACTGGCGAGGACAGTTGGTCCCCTCTGGGAAAGAGACGGCAGGAGTCCTGTCCGTGGGAGGAAGCTCAACATGGCTCACTTCCAAGGTAGAAGAAGAGAACCAGGCACCAAAAGAGGGAGTGAGGCTGCAGCTGTATGGAGGGACGCACAATGTGCACACTCAGCACTGCCCCTGCCACGGCACGGACCAGCTCCGCAGCAGGCTGCTCGCTATGCTCATCCAAGTGAGTACCTGTCAGAAGGGCATTTGCAAAGTTCCTGGATACAATATCACTAAATGACAGTTGCATAAGTTGTAGCTGCTAATGGGCAAAATTTCACTGTCTTTAATAGAAGGCATCTGCATATATCTAAAAAAGCCCAGTGCATTTGTAAAACGTATTCTCTGTGCCCGAATCAACGCCCTCCAAGCAGGCACACAGGCGCCCATTCATGAGCTTCCTACTTGCAGGCTCTATTTGGTTCCTTACTTAATACACAAGAGCACAAAGTTGCTCTCCAGAGGTCCTAAGATCACCTTCAGGGTGGAGTGAGGCAAAGACTTCCCTTGGCTCCTCTGAACTGCCCCTCCATCCTAGAATAGGAGCctcaacagcagcacccaggaatCAGCTGGGACCTTCCATCTGGGGTATTTGTGTCTTTGCTGACTTTAACCCTGAAGCAGTCATTTAAAGAgcaatatttcattttgaaaacaagtATTTTGATTCTTCCAAACTTTGTTTCACTTTAGGGGGAACTGGCAGGATCTGATGGAAACTCAGGAATCATTTTAGTCTCCACCAAAACTGagtttttcaaaaataaactaCTTACTGCCCATCCACTTGCCTCCCTGTAAACCACACCTCCCCTTAGTTGAGACCTGAATGTCCCACACTGACACTCACTACACCACAGTTCTATTGGGGAAGTCCTAGAGATGACAAACGCTGACTCTCGAGGGGCTGAGCCATTTGGAAGGCAGACCAGAACAGCCTCTTTCTTGCAACTAGAAAGAGTACAGAATTCATTGAAATGGTATTTCTGGTCTAAGGGAGAGCAGGTAGGGCTGGGACTCCTCAGCCTCCTACAGCAGGTCTGGGCATTCCAGCTCGCCCCgagctctgcaggagctgggagcctgCTGCGCCAGTCTTGCAGTGGTAGCTGCGACAAGGTTTGGCAAACCTTTTGCAGCCTGCCTGCTCGATTACGACATCGTGGTGCCAGAGGAAAACTGTTCTTCCCTGTGTTACATTTTGTCTTCCTTTGCAAAGCCCTGGGATGCCAAtgtcctctcctgctgcctctgtttTACCCTGCGTCTCCAGGAGCAAAGGAGTGCTAAAATTGTCTCTAATCCCTGCTGGCCCCTCACCTACTACCGGGAAGTGCAGTGGCGTTCAGTGCATGCCGGCCCTTGTGCTGCCAGTGATAACACATCAGACATCCCCAGCCCTGAGGAGGTCTTCAACATCACTGGCTCCAGCAATCTCACCGCCTGCATGAGACTCGTGCAAAGCCTGCTcaactcttcctcctcctgcagcttcatcGAGCGTTCCCTCAACAGCGGTTTCAAGCCTGTCCGGACCAGGTTTCTGGTGGGTTCTCATCTACACTGGGTTAGACAAATGATATGGGGAACCAATGAAATGGGACCAGTTTGGTCATTAATACAGTGGGAACAGCCATGCTGTGCCCTCTGCTAGCCAAGAGGGCCAGTGCTCTGGCTAACACTGCACACAGAGTGCTAATGCTGTACACATGCACTCCTGCCCTCACCCCCGACAAAGCTGTTCAAACATGGACCACAGCTTCTCACCAACAACTGTGGCAGGGCTTTCTTCATCCATGTTCCAGCAATGTCAGCTTCTGAGACAAACTTTGGGGCTCCACAGAGCCATAAAGGACCTCACGTGAGCCAGCAAGCATAGGGCAGTCAGGAGTTGTGTGCTGAGAAGGTCTTACCATACCAAGGACGTGTTGAAGCTGAAGATCCTCTGCCACTCCCTTGGCAAAGATCTGGGCATGCTCCACCACAAGCATGCTTATATTTGAGACCCTGAATCTAGTGTCCAAAGTCATTGAGTGGTTAAGTCCGGACCACCTCCTAGATCCTAGGACAAACTGAGTGCATTTCAGAGGGAGAAATTACAGAAatttccccagctccctgctcctgagAGCTTCCCACAGACACGGTGCCAAGGTGCGTAAGGACTTGTCTACTTACCCAAGACGGGCCAGGAAGGCTGTGACATGCAAGCTAGGAACGAACAGTCCTGTTTCCGTCTCCAGACAGTAACAGATCTGCTCATCTTCCTTGCACCCACTGAAGGCCCTGTAACCACCAACACAAGCACACAGCAAGGGCACCCTGGCAACGCACCCACAGCTACCGCCACCCACTATCCTACAGGCATCGTATGCAGAGTGCAGTCCAACCTGATGaatatttctgctgctgttgtaGGTGACTTCTGAGGCCATGGACTTCATGAGAGAAACTGTACCCTCTCCTGACCTGGGTCAGGCAGTCAACAGGCTTTGCGGACTGTCCATCAAAGAGGTAAATGGGGAATAACTTCGTGTGCAGAGTGGGAAGCAAGGAACAAACAGGCTGTTGTAAAAGGCAATGTGGCTCAGACTGACAAAGCCATACATGACTGCCTCCCTCAGGGGAAAACTTGCATTTgccttgtttttttgtgttttgggttttttttttgttttactttgaagAAACAAGcaccacatttttttttgctttctctcaaATCTCAGCTGCTGCTGGTAACACCTGGACTTGAATTAAAAGCCACAAGTACCTTGTACTGCACATTCAtggaatcagagaatggtttgggttggaagggaccttacagatcacccagttccaaccccctgccatgggcagggaccccttccaccagcccagggtgctcagagccctgtccagcctggccttgaaccctgccagggagcaggcagccacagcttctctgggcagcttgggccagggcCCCACCACtcccagagtgaagaatttcttccttatatctaatatGAATCCACCCTTATCCAGCTTGAacccatcaccccttgtcctatcccccatgcccttgtcaaaagtctctCTCCACCTTTCCCACAAGCCCCCTTGAAGCCCTGGCAGGCCgcagtcaggtctccctgcagccttctcctccccaggctgagcagccccagctctcccagcccttcctcccagcagaggggttccagcccttggatcattgctggggcctcctctggccccgctcccacagctccagctctgtcctgggctgagggctccggagctggacgcagggctcccggggggtctgtgaggagtagaggggcagaatctcctcccttgccctgctggccacacttctcttgatgcagcccaggatgtggttggccctctgggctgccagcgcacattgccggctcatgttgagcttctcatcaaccagcaggAAGGCTGTCTACTCACTCCTGTGTATCACCTTGGTCTTCCTGTTATCCTCTGCTCCTGAAGTGCGAGGAACACACCCACTCGGACTCCAGGGGCTTTCCCACTTCATCTGGGCCCATGGAGAACAAGTTGGGGGAACTTGTAAGTTCTTTCCTTCAGTGGCTTACGAGGTCACCCTCATTTGCACGTCCACTGACCAAGCATCCATGGTAACATTCAAACTGGACAATTTCTACAGGTTTGCTAATGGGGTAGCAAAGCCCCTAAGCAGTTCCCTAAAGCTTCTGGATAGAAGAGAAAGATCTTGTTAATGTTCTATCAAGAGAAAGGCTGCAGCATTAGCTCAACCTAATTAGAGAGCAGAGAATCACAGCAAGCAGTTGACCTGCAAGGCAACTGTAGCAGTGGCTGGCAGTCCTGCTGCTCTTGGAACTGCCTGGCCTTTAATCAGATGGGAACAAAGGCACTAAGAGATGACAGGGGCTCCCAGACCACAGCCCAGTGGGTGCAGGAAACAGTTTCAGCCTGCACAGAACACAAACCCCCCCGCTCCAGtcccagagcaggagaggagaggttATTGCAGGCCTGAAATTCAGCTACTGAATATttactacttttatttttttcccccatcttctTTCGGAAATGACACCAGCTGGTTAAGGAGTCCCAAACAAGCCTGGATACACTTGTTGATTACTGTGTGGTGTCTGCCTTCCTCTTTCACCTCAGCACAAAGGGATACGCACTTGACTTTGACCGGTCTGTTTGGACTGCATTCCAGAAGAAGGTCAGTTA
This genomic stretch from Opisthocomus hoazin isolate bOpiHoa1 chromosome 19, bOpiHoa1.hap1, whole genome shotgun sequence harbors:
- the LOC104335359 gene encoding ectonucleoside triphosphate diphosphohydrolase 2, translated to MSWRELLPPWLVIVAGLTGIVLLCVSTKDVPVTPPRTKYGIVLDAGPSRTILFIYQWTTTKANKTGVIRECSSCLAQGPGVSTYSNFHQKVEKSLETCLNWAQTEIPAEQHSQTPLYLGATASTRQLNLTHPTLFDGLLAALKSSPFDFQGAQILSSADEEAFNWVAVNYVLENFFKYDWRGQLVPSGKETAGVLSVGGSSTWLTSKVEEENQAPKEGVRLQLYGGTHNVHTQHCPCHGTDQLRSRLLAMLIQEQRSAKIVSNPCWPLTYYREVQWRSVHAGPCAASDNTSDIPSPEEVFNITGSSNLTACMRLVQSLLNSSSSCSFIERSLNSGFKPVRTRFLVTSEAMDFMRETVPSPDLGQAVNRLCGLSIKELVKESQTSLDTLVDYCVVSAFLFHLSTKGYALDFDRSVWTAFQKKMGDRSSGWTLGYLLSLTNAIPQDPPSFLKGIEPGVWSLLLILFVVLLTGSFMRISYRVMVKENSFSNRNSSVFDDN